The sequence GTCACAGATGGTCTGGACCACGGATCCGGAAGGCAAATTGAACTATGCCAGCAAGCAGTATTTTGAGTTTACAGGCATGACACTGGAGGAGTTGAATGGGATAGGATGGTTTAGTGTGATACATCCGGAAGACCTGATGAAGAACTTACCTATATGGCAGGAGGCGTTGAGTAAAGGCGTTGAGTATCAGATAGAGCATAGAATGAGAAAAGCAGATGGTACCTATCGCTGGCACCTGACACGGACGGTGCCCCAAAAAGATGCGGAAGGGAATGTGAATATGTGGGTAGGATCTACGACGGATATTCATGAAGGCAAAATGTTTATAGATAAGCTGGAAGCAGAGGTGCAGGAGAGAACGAAGGCCTTGCAGCGATCCAATGATGAGCTGAGGAAATCGAATGAGGAGTTGGCACAGTTTGCATATGTAGCGAGTCATGACCTGCAGGAGCCGTTGAGGAAGATCCAGACATTTGCAAGCCGGTTATTGGAAACGGAGTATAAGAACATCTCAGATAAAGGGAAGGATTACTTTTCCCGTATGCAGGCGGCGGCGCAGCGAATGCGGCAGCTGATAGAAGACCTGTTATCGTTTTCGAGGACGAGTAATAATGGGGAGCAGTTGTTTGAGTATGTGGATCTGACGCAGGTGTTGATGAGAGTAAAGGAGCAATTGAGTGATCAGATAGATAAGAAAGAGGCGGTAATAGAATATGATTTGCTGCCAGTGTTGTCGGCAATTCCTTTCCAGATAGAGCAACTGTTTATGAATTTGCTGACCAATGCGTTGAAATTTTCGGGAAAGGGGGTGAAGCCTCTTGTCAGTGTGAAGATGGAGGATAATGTGTATACGCTGGTAGGAGGATTACCTTATCATAAGATTACGATTGCGGATAATGGGATTGGGTTTGATCCGCAGTTTAGTGAGCGGATCTTCCAGGTGTTTCAGCGGTTGCATTTGCGGAACCAGTTTGAGGGGACGGGGATAGGATTGGCGATTTGTAAGAAGATAATGGATAATCATAACGGGGTGATAACGGCGGAGGGAAAGCCGGGGGAAGGTGCTGTGTTTACGTTGTTATTTCCGGTTGGGTGAATAGATTTCATTTTGCATTCGCATGTTCATTTGCATAAAAAACGCTTTTGCCGGTTTGCGGCAAAAGCGTTTTTTATTTTTATATTTTAGGTGCCAATAGTTCCCACAATTCGGGGGACCAGGGCCATTGTCGTTTTACGGTTTCTTTATCCATGTTACTCAATACAAGTGGGAATTGCTTTCCTGCAAATGTGGGTTCCAGCCGTTTTACCACTTTACACACCTCGATGTATACGTTTGCAGCGGCTACTGTGAGCTCCTGCGTGGGTGTGCCTTGTCTTGCATAGTCATTCCACTTTTTCCAGAACACATACACCATTCTATCTCTGAGTGCATTCCCTTCCGGCAATTGCTGTATATTATTATACAGGAGGGTTAAAAACGATTGTAGTTTTTGCGGGTCGCTGTAAATAGACTTTGCCCATTTACCACCTGCCTGTCTGAACAGGTGTTCCAATACTACATAGGGTAAAGTGGCCTCTGGACTGTTGGCGTCAGGGATGTTGCTAAATACCTGTGTGATCAGATCTCCCGGTTCAAGTGCAAAGAGCAATTCTGCTATCGGCCATTGGCTATACAAGGCAGCCCATCCCTGGTATTCCCAGTCATTTAAGGTAGCATATCGCCTCTTTGAATGGAGAGTAGGCATACTGAATTTGATATGCTGTGCAAAATTCTCAGGGGTGAATAAGCGGTTCAGTTGTTCCCGGTATTCAGGGTCTATGAAACCGGTTCCTTCCAGATATTTCCGTACCATGTATTGTGTATCTTTATCAGAAGCATTTTGCAGGTAGTCAAGGCTGATCTGCACCAGTTCTGATGTAACCAGTTTGCCTGTCTGCATGATCTGTAATAACTGGTGGAGAATACCACCGGGCTTAGGCATACTCAAAAGCAACTTATAGAGTTCGATCACTTCTGCTTTCCTGATAGTCCTGTTCTGCCAGGCATCCTGTAACATTCTTTCTGCTTCCATGAAGGATTGCATCCCATTTTTCTTCATCATGGTTTGCCTGAAAGCAGGGAGGAAAGCACCGGTTTGGTCACTCTTGTCAGTATCACTCAGTAGCCAGTTTGCTTTTGTGAGCGATACGATATGAGGGAGTTGAGCTCTGACGCTGGCATCGGTAGCAGCTAGTTTGCCGAGTAGCTGTACCCATTCATCCAGCGGGGACTGTGCATAGTAGGCAATATGTCTGTACAATGAAGAGGTAATCGCGGGTGCTAACTGACTGAAATCTACTTCCAGTGTTTTGAGCAATGCGTAGGTAGCTGCCAGTTCGCGGATATCTTTGGATTGTTCCAGTAGTAACCCCAGACTACGTTTCAGATCAGGAGAGTCGCTGTAGGAAAAGGTTTTGAGCCGCTCTATGACTGCGTTTCGTGTTTGGTCAGGATACCAGCTGGATTCCAGCACTTCTCTGAACAGTTGTAATAATGCCTCTTTATTAGCGGGAGTAACGGGTACTTCCAGCACGGCATTGATCAACTGTGTTTTCAGGTAGTGGTCTGTTTCAGCGACAGCGAGGTCGGTGACTACCTGTAAAGTAGCTTCAGATTTACGGCCGGTATTTAAGAGAATATTTATTAACGCACTACGTAGCGCAAGCAGGGGTTCCAGTTTGATGGCGGCTGCCAGTGTGGGTTCCAGTTTGGCCTGGTGCTGTACGAATTGTTTTTCCAGATATGGAATGGCAGCTTCTCTTACATAAGGGTTCTTATCGTTTAGCGCCGTGATCAGCAGATCTGGTATTTCTGCATGTTCTAATAAAGACAGCAGGCGTATTTTCAAACCAGCAGAAGGTGTTTGTGCAAACAGTTGTGTTAATTCGGTTTGCAACTCAGGATGTGCTACCAGTCTGTCGCTGATCAATGCCAGCAGTTCCGGTTGATCAGGTGCTTTTTGTAAAGCGGAGAAGATACCACTGAATAAAGTGGTGTCTATTTCACGCAGGTTTGATAAAAGTTGAATGATGGCTGCTCTTACATACAGATCAGTTTCTGACATGAATCGCGCTGCAAGATGTTCAATCACTGTAGCAGAAGGCGCTGGTAATACGGCTAAGAACCCGATGGCTGCCAGTCTTGTATTTCTATGCTCTAATGGAGAGAGGAACTGCAAAGCTAAAGTAGCTGCTGCATCTGTCGGGAACTGTTTTATTAATTCCAGCAAAGCAGGTTTTACGCTGTCGGGAGCCAATGCAATAAATTCACTCACTTTAGAAATTGTATCCGCAGATTTATTGACAGTGCGTAAGAGACCATCTATGCACACTTGCAGAATGATTGGATCGAGGTCATTGACCATTGTATCGGCGAGTATTTCCTCTACACTATCCAGGTGAGCAGCGAGCTGGCTGATGGTCTCAATTGCCAGCAGGCGCAATGTCCTTTCCGGCTCCAGGCAGGCAAACCAGCTCAGGGTATCGATCAGTGCCTCCCGCTGACTCAGGCGGGTAATGGGGATGGCGCATAACAATTCCAGCATACGGGTACGCACAGAAAGGGTATGTTCCTCTCTGGCTGCTGCTGCCAGTTTTTCAACCGCTTCGTCAGTTTCAAGAAAAGGTTGCAGGCTATCGAGTGCTTCCAGTCTTTCGTGTTCTGATCTTTCTGTGGAGATTAATATATCGAATAGAGCAAGTGCTTCTGACATCTTCAAAATTAGTTTAGGTTAATCAGCAAATCCAGGTCCGTCATCATTTGTCGTATTGCGTTGTAAAGCTTCTATATCCATACATGCATTGCGGCAGGCATCTTTCATAGCACGCATCACGTCATTGTCCTGTGGAACAAATGGTTTAGCCATGATGGCTTGCAGCAGTTCCGGAACGGGTGTCCAGCTACAGTTTGCCTGTAGATAATTGATGTATGGCAGCATGCCGGCAGGGGTTTGTTGTTTTTCGAGCTGCTGCCTGAATTCGGTTTCAGTGGGTTGTAATACTTCGTGCAGTAAAATCTGGTTAACGTATCTGCCTCTCTTTTCCAATAATTGCCACAGTCCTTCTCGCAGTTCAGCGAATGCAGGATTCGTTTTCAGTGCCAGGAGGTAGTGATTGAACTTTGATTCATTACCGAGGTCAATGGTCAATACCTGAGTGAGTGCATACCTGCTCAGGTTATCATCCATGTCTTTGTGTATGGCGAGGAAGCGGAGTATTTCAATATCAGATACGCCTTCCTGGTACAGGCTACTGCTGTTACCTGGTGTAAGGGCTGCCCAAAGTATACGGTTGGCCATTTCCGGGTTTTCATCATAATACATCCAGATGTGTGGGAAGATGCCGGAGAAGTTATGCTCCACATCTGCTTTGTGCAACCATTGCTCCCAGTTGATGTTGGCGCTGCCTGCCTGTGAAATGGCATTTTCCAGTACCTGTGTGCAGATATCCTTCATTGTTTGATCCTGCTCATGATCTGCCAGTTGGCCGAAAACCTTCACGGTAGCAGGGCTGAGTTGCGGGATCATACTGATCTTCTTCGCCAGCAGGCGACGCAGCTCCCGGTTCAGTTGCGTGTATAACAAAACAGGAGCGGCAGCTTCTACGACTTCGATATTCGCTTTGGTCAGTGGAATAAGCAGGATGCCTTTGATCCCTGCCTCTTTGATAGCAGGAGATGGAGCCTTCAATGCTTTGCAGTAAAAGTTGTTCAGGCTATCATCGTTAGGCGTAAAGCTTGTGATGGCCTGCAGAATAGCAGTGCGGCATTCTTCTTTTTGTTCCTGTTCATAAGCCTGTACAAAGCGTTCGAAGAGTGCGGGGCATTGTGCGATCAGTTTACCAAGAATATTGTAAATGGCCACTGCCAGATCAGCCCGTATGTTTTGTGCAGACATCGCCAGCAGTGCATTAACGAGCGTTTCATTTTTAGCTGTGTAAGGAGCTAAGAGATATAACAGTTGTAGGTTTTGAGCGGTAGCGAGTTGTGCACACAGGTATTCAATGATAGCAGGTGTGAGTTGCAGGCTGTATTCAAATACCCTTAAGGCAGCCTGCTTTACACTTTGATCAGGATCTTGTGTATAGGCATGCAGGATAGCATCTGTCAGTTCAGTACTTTCTATACCATGAACGGCCAGTAATTGTATACACCAGATACGGATAAAGGGATTGGTATCTGTTTTTAGTAGTGCTAATAATGCTGCTACAGGTACGAAGGAGCGGTCAAAGCAGAAACGAAGTACCATTTCCCTGATGGCAATGGGTTCATCAGGTGTTAATAGCGATGCGATTGTGGCGATGTCCAGTGTATCCTGCAACAGGAGTCTGTTTACAATCACCAGTTTATCTGTTTCCGCTGCCTGATGCATGATCTCTTTATAGAACGTGATGTCTTCGGGACTGGCGTCTACAGGTATTAATAACCAGGAGAGAATGATGCGGCAGGTGTCTGCATTCTCCTGTTGTTTGTAAAATTCAATCAGGTGTTGTCTGGCTGTTTGATCCTTGATGGACAATCGACCTAATATAGGCAGTATCAGGTCGCGTGACTCATCCTGTGCCAGTGAGGCGATCATAATATCGATCAGCGCTGTGGTATTATTTAGTTGGCGAAGGCCGGTAGCTGCCAGTTGACGGATCATGTCTGCTTTCAGGGTGGTATCCGTTTCGGTGGCAATGAGCGACAACCATTTCTCAGCAATGGCGGGGTCATGGAGATACCGGGTGGCGCCGGACAATAGTGAATATTTTGTATCAGTATCAGAGAGGGGCACCATATCCAGCATCATTAAGGTTTGGGAGGTATGTGCCGTCCGTCTTTCCCTGATCTCATCAGTGATCTTACTCATATTTTAATACGTTGGGTTTAATACCGGAAAGGGCGTCAGCGAGTGATTGTTGCTGAGGAGCGTCCAGATCCAGTTTAACAATAGCGTCCAGGGCTTTTTGCCTGGAGAGTGTATCAATTAGTTCATTGCGTACTACTGCCAGCAGTACATCGAATTGATGGGTAATGCCGGGGCGCAGGTAGCCATCGAGGCACAGGCGCAGGAGTTCTCTGTCAGTATCGTAGCGCAGAACATCTTCGAGTGCAGGGATCACCTGTGGATAGATCCCGGCAACATTGGCCAGCAGGCCGGCACAGGTCAGCCTGAATGGAGAACCAGGTTCTGTGAGTTCTGTGGCAAATACATCGACCAGTTGTGGATGACGTGCTACAGAGAGGGCTTTCACCTGGTTGAACAATACTTCGCGTATGCTATCGTCTCTTTCGCGGGAGAAGAGGAGTAAAAGCGGATCGAGGATCTGTTCAGTTTTCAGGCGGTTGGTAACGAGCGAAAGTACCTTTCTTCTATGTTCGGCTACCGGGAGGTCTTTGATGCTTTCCAGCATAATATTGCTGATGTGCACATCTCTGCCCATGTAAGGGGCCAGCATATCGGTGACGGCAGCAAATTCTCCATCGTCGTATACAGAAGGATTGGCAGCGAAGGCGTTGGCCACGGCCAGTCTGATTTCCGGAATGCGCATGGAAGGTTTGATGAGTTCCAGCAGGTCGTAGCGGATGCCATTAGTACCCGTTTGAGACAGTGCTGTTGCTAAAGTAATGAGCTGTGCATCGCTCATTTGTTTATTATCAGCGAGGCGGCGCATGACGCGTATGCGGATGTCCGGATCGTTTTTGATATCGAAGTAAGGTTGTGCAGCAGCAAAGAGTTTATCGCCCCAGCGGGTGCATTTCTCAGCCAGCGTGAGTGCTTGAGATTGCAGCAGGGTAGGAGAGTTACGATGTTTTTCCAGGGCGGCAACGGCCATATCTTCAGTGATGAGTGGGAGGTTGGCCAGGGTATCCTGGATGGCGACCATTTCGGGTTCACTGAGATGAGGGGTGGCAGAGAGTTCGATGAAGAAGTCTACCAGTTGCTGGTCCTGGTGAATACTGTCCTGTAGTCTGAATAAGATGGCAACGCGGGTATCTCTTTCCTTTTCCTGTCTGAAGAACTGAAGGAGGGCATCAAAGAGGACACGTGGCTCCGGGAAGCGGGAGGTGTTCAACGAAGAAAGGAAGAACATAACTTCATCCCGCAATCTTTTGTCTTTGACATCAGGTAATACCTGTAGCAGGGCGGTGATGACTTCTGGTTCGTGCAGGTGGCTTTTGGCCAGCTGTAGAATCTGTGCTTTGATCACTGTTTCTGCGTAAAGGCTACCCAGTACCTGTCTGATCAGTCCCGGCAGGGATTGTTGGGTTTTGTCCATACTATTTTCAATTAAAGATATGCTGGTATAAAAGGGGGGCTTACAATGTGATGATCGCCTCGATCTTGTCCAAAGCGACAACGCATCTTTTACCATCATGGGTTCTTAGCTCTACGGCTTCCGGATACAGGTTGCTCACAATACCTTGTAGTGTGGCGTGGGTGATATAGATACTGATTTGTTGCTGTTCCATACGGCTGCTTTCAAGTAAGGATATGAATATGGGTGATGGCATGGATGATCCGTTTAAATGAATAATGAGGTAACGGTAAAATTGCATACGAACATAAACAGGGCCAAAAGTAAGGAAGTTTGATTTTAATAACAACCTTGGCAGTGGGGCGAGGGGGAACTTTCACATTTTTTTAAAAAGCAGACCCTGTAGTCTGCGGGCTTTATCCAGCCATTAGGATTTTATCAAATCTCAACTTGCCGGCCTTGATTTTGAATACGTAGAAGATTGCGTATTCGCCACCATCGTATTCAGGATCAGATTTTTTGTTATAGCCACTGAGTTGCAGTGTTACAGTTTGTTCATTCTTATCGTAGGTAGCTTCCATGCTATAGTATTCTTCCTGATCATCTGTAAATTCGGCTGTTTTGGACGTGCCTTTTTCGTATAGATCTTTTGTTTTTATTTTCAGGAAGGCGGTAATAAATTGTTTATCGAAGATTTTGTCGAAGTATAGGTCGAACGATTTCTCAGTGACAGGGGCTTCTTTTTCTGCGAGGTTAGGTACACCGACAATATACCAGAATTCAGCATTGTTGTAAGGAAAGTTAAAGAAGGTTTTAGTTGTTTCTTTATCTCTCTGATAGATAGCGTCTCTAAGGGTACGGACCTGGTCAATCCAGGTAGTAGTGGTGTCGGTGGACGCGATGGCAGTGTGGGCACACAAGAGCAGGCAAATGTATAGTAGGGTTCTTTTCATGAGGTAAATTTAAAATTTTATATTTGAATAACTTTTACCCCGCAACTTAATTTGTTATGATTCCACTGCATCTACAATCTACATACAGTATGTTGACATGTGCTTTTAAACATCCTTTGGAGCAACATACATACGAAGGCGTGATACGGTTTTTGTATTATGACATGTCTGACGGATGTCTGGCGCAGGTATTGTCTTTGATGGTAGATAAAGAGATAGCTATGATCAAGAATGATATAGCCCGATATTATAATGCAGACGAAAGTCATTATCTTGATGTGAAAGAGCAACTCATCAGCTGTGGGTATGATGATTGGTTAAATGAAGATGATTAATACCTTACTACAATATTTGTTGCACCTGCCAATTGGATTTGTGTGGCTCATTTTCTTATTAGAGAATGTGATGATCACCTGTGGGGTATTGTAGATAGGCAGGTGTTTTTATAAGGGAGGGTATACGGCGAAGGAGTGGGGGATTTGGGAGTAGAGCCATTGCCTTCAGGTGTGCGGGATTTGCCGGTGATTCAGCAGCACCTTGAATTTTACTGGAGGGGAACTTTTTTCAGCATTAAAGAGATCGCAGAAGCTTCCGTCTGTGAAAAATGATCTTCACAAAAGAGACGAGTTCGCTGATAGCAGTGATCCCCAATGCATATTTGAAAGTAGACGGATCTACGCCTAAGATGAATACAATCAGGATAACCACGGGTAAGATCATCATACCATATCCTTTCCATCCAATCCACTTTTGGGTAAGAGATACCAGCACCCCCCAGATCAGGCTGAAAAAGCCGGCGGCTGCCAGTAAGCCCAGCATGACGAAGCTACCTTTTTCAGGAGCGAAGAAATTATAGAACAAGATGCTCCATAACATGACAAGGAGGATATATAGCAGGATGTATGGTACGCGTTTCATAGCGACAAAAATATGAGAAAATCTTAATTAATCCGCTTGTTGAGGCAGGAGTTGATGTTGTTGCAGGAGAAGTTTTTTTCGGGGAAGTTGTTTATGAGGTGATTAATTCGGAACTCATAAAAATTCAGCCTACAGCGATTAGCAGAGGGTTACCTGAGAATAATAAAAGGGAACATCGTCAGATGTTCCCTTTTATTATTCCTGGTCTTCATCATCTTCTGTTTCTTCCAGTTTATCCTTATCGCTCCCTCTCTTCAGCTTCACCTTCGGGTTACTTTGTGTTCCCGTTACATTGAACGGGATGCCCAATATCCCTAATGGCGGCAATCCCAGTCTGCCTTTCAGGTTTAATTTCCCATCAAAACTCACTTGACCTTCAAATCTGGGGCGGAAACCAGCCACACGCATTTTGGTCTTCTCAATCGTAATGATATTATTATTGATTTTGGATTTGATATTGATTTTTGACAAATCCGGGTCTCGTACGTCATCCTTGCCGGTGGCGCTACTTACTGCATTGAATAACCGGAATCCCTTCATTTTTACTTGCTTCACAGACAGCACGCCTTCTCCTTTCAGAGAAGGATAGACTGGCTGCATATTGTCATCCAGTCTTCCGCTTAGGTGGTATTCAAGTCCTACGATACCACTGGCGCTACCTGCGGAGGTGGCCATATCATGGAATAATTTGATTTCATTGTAGGCGCGCTTTATATCAAATTCAGCAGCGGAGATATGGTAATCGAAAGTGGCTTTCCGGGTATTGATACTGGTATACTTTGCATCCATCTCCACTGGCGCTCCGATTATAGTAAAGCCGGTTTTGTTCAGCTGGAGGTAGTTGCTGTCAATTACCAGCTGGCCATGGAAATCGTTGATATTAATACCGTTAAAATATATCCTTGCAGCATTGGCATTCAGGGTAAGCGACAGGTTGGCGGGCACCATGACCACGCCGGAAGCGGAAGAAGTGCTGGAGGTTGTAGTAGTGTTAGCTGTAGGGTTGGTGGCTGTTGAATGACC is a genomic window of Chitinophaga sp. LS1 containing:
- a CDS encoding PAS domain-containing protein; this translates as MDEQIRVETAKKAINNESRFRESVEQAPVGIAIFRGRNMVFEMANAMYLELITRPVEAVVGRSLYDVLPEVKESVKPLLDNVWDTVTPHYGNEFPVILYRHGVPEMVYFNFVYQPLKNSTGEIDGIMVAATDVTAAVIAKHSLIESENQFRNLVMQSPIAMAIFKGREMVIDMANNTMLQTMWRRTSAQVTGLNLLDVFPELAGQKFPELLQQVYNSGIAYQEKEAIAYVDGPDGMKRFYLDFEYKPLFDLEKNVYAIMATVSDVTERKEHEMALRLSEERFRVLGDTLSQMVWTTDPEGKLNYASKQYFEFTGMTLEELNGIGWFSVIHPEDLMKNLPIWQEALSKGVEYQIEHRMRKADGTYRWHLTRTVPQKDAEGNVNMWVGSTTDIHEGKMFIDKLEAEVQERTKALQRSNDELRKSNEELAQFAYVASHDLQEPLRKIQTFASRLLETEYKNISDKGKDYFSRMQAAAQRMRQLIEDLLSFSRTSNNGEQLFEYVDLTQVLMRVKEQLSDQIDKKEAVIEYDLLPVLSAIPFQIEQLFMNLLTNALKFSGKGVKPLVSVKMEDNVYTLVGGLPYHKITIADNGIGFDPQFSERIFQVFQRLHLRNQFEGTGIGLAICKKIMDNHNGVITAEGKPGEGAVFTLLFPVG